The segment aatattaaaataacacggTACCCTACCATAAACCTGAGCGTTTGGACGGGCGGTGCTGCATACGGTATCCCCGTGAAGGCATAGTATTCCACATCTTCCAGCAACGTCTTTAAAACTTTGCCGGTCACTTTTCCGTGAGTAGTCTCCGCAAACGGATGGCTGTATACACTAACTATGATTGTCAAAAGCACATAAATACACTGATACATAGCAAGGGCTACAAGTGTAGTGTTAGAATTATCGACTTTGAATGATAGTTGAGCGTTATCGTTTGTATCTTTATGGTTGTCCTAAAACTGGATTAGTTACCTACTGTAGTAATTGCTTACTGTAGTAATAGTGATCGTGGTTCCCGTAAGAAATTGCGAAAGTGTGGTGTGAAAGAgaatatgtcaaaataaaatccatttcgtaaataatttacagATTTGTCCATTTGTACACATAacatacttactttatttaaataatacacaATTACACATTTTTGCACAAACAGGAAAATACTTCTACTGTCTTAACTATCAAATAATGtttgtctaataataacaaactaaataaataatatataaaaaaaaaattatgaaagtatGAGTAGGTACTAATACACAACCGTCATCTAAATCcccagcgcaggcttcgtcaaaagcgtAGGTATTAAACGGAAttcgcaacaaacttcgtccaatctacataagtgataatccgctacaggcttcgtcaaaaatgTACAAGATAAAATCCGTATCAAGCTTTGTCGAAAAACCTAATACTACCTACGCCTTCACGTTAATCCTCGAGACGACTTGTACCCGGCGCAAAAGTTTCAAAAATACTGGccgcattaccgcgctgtactGCCAGTGGACCACAAAAATTACGCTTTCGACCTTTCAACGTAAAATGGATAAGGGTAACTTTTCCACAAAATACGGTccacgtagccaacatgccaatcgttaaagctccttagcgaacgaaacgcaactgtcactgtcgtacTAATATGGGGGAGTGatagagataactacgctacgctatgaAGCGTTTacgattggcatattggctacgcgggctggttcGATTATGAATGAAATGGTGCAATATTTCTAAACATTCTCATGGTTTAAATATAGTTTACAATACGTGGCCTTTGCGACTAGAACTTGTAGCATATCGTATAATTCAATGTGTCAAATATACGGAATATACCGCACTTGAAACCATGTTATTCCCCATTATAACTTTAGTAAAActcattttgtatttaaatttgttttcatgGAGTTCTGAGGACATTGTGAATTTAAAATCCGACAGAGTTGTGATCATTGGAAGAAAATTATTAACTTTGTTTCGGAATAAGTCATTTGCGGCCTTTTGGGGCATCCCGTATGCCAAACCGCCGGTCGGTCTGCTGAGGTTTAAGGTAGgcttatacatattaaataagcGCTTCAAAACTAGATACATTTGATAACAAGCGgaccaaattaataaaaaataattaattttgagtGAACTTaatgaaaatgtattataaCGATTACTCGACTCTGCGTTTCAGCCACCAAAGCGTTTTGGCAACCTGACTGAAGGTATGCATGACTATAGCGTTCTTTACGAAGAAACATGTTCCACCTTATGTGATGAGGACTGCCTGCACCTCAACGTGTACATGCCACTCTCTCCGAACATGACCTGTAGTTTCCCAGTGATAGTGTGGATTGAAAATACCTCTGGATTCCACCGACCCGACTTCTTTATCGATGAGAACCTCGTAGTGGTCTCGGTCTCCTATCGGACACACATTTTAGGGTTCTTGAATACTGAAGATAATTATGCTCCTGGCAACATGGGAGCCAAGGATATCCTAGCAGCCCTAAAATGGGTGCGAGACAATATCAGCATGTTTAATGGAGATCCCGCAAAAGTAACCGTAATTGGGCACGGGAAAGGGGCGACATTGGTTGCCTCGCTCTTAATATCAAGCGGAGCTGACGATTTGTATAAAAGGGTCATCATTCAAAGTGGCAGCGCATTTTCACCCGCCGATTACAGGAGTTACAGCTTTGAGATTGCTAACAAGTTGTACTCGAAATTAAACGGGCCTTTTGATAAACTCAACCGCACAAAACTTTACGAACTACTGTCTAAAGCATCAACCCGTAAGCTATTATCTGCGTCGGAAGATCTCTTCGATAGTACTGAAGTCAGAGATAATCAGAGATTGATCAACGCCTTTGGGCCTACTGTGGAGAAAACGAGGAAGCACGCTTTTGTACATAAAGTgcctatacatatatacaagagTCGTATGACGAATAACATCGCCGACGTAATGATGGGGTACACGAACTTGGAATCTCTTTACAAATTGAAAGGCTTAGCAAAGAACCGGAAACTTCTgaagtatttaaattacaatttccAATATTTGGTGCCGTTTGAAGGGGTGGTAGATGAATACGGTTCTAAGAGATACAGAAAGATACTTAGAAAAATAATggagttttattttttgaacGGAACGATCGGGGAGCAAAGTTTGCGGCGGTACGTGAAATACGTGTCAGACCAAGTTATTTATCCGTTGATTCGGCAAGCGAGATTACACGCTCAAGTGTCGTGTGCCAAACTTTACTTGTACCGGTTCTCATTCAGAGGtgaactcaataaggcttggaTTTCATCGGTGGAAAATTTCAATTTGTCTGGCGCGACGTTTGGGGATGAAATCTGCTACTTATTCAGATGTAAATCGGCAAATGACATATACAATAGCGGCGAGGGTTCTACTGAAAGGGACTTCATTAAGAAAATCACTAGGCTATGGTCGAATTTCGCTAAATACGGGTAAGGGAGAGAGGAGTTTAATTGAATCCGCTCTTAAAGTAATTACATTTCAATTTGTTCAATAAGTACGTTTGTTCATTAGTAACTGGAGGGTCACCGAGGAAAAGAGGTAAATTTAATGTTGCAATTACttaaacacttatttattattaagataaatttaaacaaataaagaaacattataggacattattacacaaatgattaagtcccacagattcaaattcagatttttatttataaaacatagtattttacatgtcaaaattaggttggtacataaaacaatttcttTACAGAAAATTAGGCACAAAAGTTAAATAGGTGTTTAACAGtaacagtaaactcaataaggcttgtgttgtgggtacttagacaacgatttatataatatgtaaatacttaaatacatagaaaacatccatggctcaggaacaaatagttgtgctcatcgcacaaataaatgcccttaccaggattggaGCCCGGAAccatatttcaaaatattaactACAGTCCAAAACGAAAATGATACATGTCGTCATAAATCGCTATTACGGTCTTAGTATTTtctgtaataaatttaaaaaatgcattaTATATTCATAGTTACGCAACCCCTCTAGGTTACGGCATTCCTTGGCTACTCAAATATGatctttattaaatttaatgtattctACAGAAACCCGACACCACAAGCCCAGCTGGGAAACGTGCACTGGGATCCATTCGTCGACAAATTCCCACTTAGAGCGTTAAATTTGGGACCCAAGATAAAGATGGTTGACATTCCTGAACAGAAAAGAATTGAGTTTTGGGATGAATTGCGACAAGAATTTTATCCCGAAAAAGATTGGAAGGACGAACTATGATGATGTAAAAACAAGGATTACGAGTCGGTAAAGAGTGTCCATAGCAGAATATAGTCGTGCCtgatctatttttatttttttcaatatctaTCCAAAAACAAGTTCAGGCATCATTTTTTAATAATCGTAGTTtcgagtttatttatttacagttagGCCGTATAttgaatacttatataattgtgtaggtacataaacTATGATGAGCCGTTTAGGCATACGAAATTGAAATTAcacaaattacattataatgGGTAACTACTTTGATCTTAACATAGTgaattataaacttaaatagcatttatatattttttactctttgtgaccgaagagctggtggcttcctcgcacaacgtatcagtattgcgatacaacgaggaaatgccgccagcatccttgtatatatccattatatatgtatattgttatagtTAATTACATTCATAATTATTAGATATACTGTCAATGTAGAATTAATCTAGAGGAGTATAATATAATTCAGTTTTTATGTCAATGATAAACCGTCATTATTTGAAAATtccataatattataataacattgCTAGAAATAAACTTAAACAACGCATCCTTAAAtctatttatacttaaattttgCCATAGATATAATCGgaactattttaaaattacaatcatGTTAATTTACTAGTAGTAGACCTATTTAACTTTCTCGTTATAAATTTCggcactcgaaaatctgtgaaaACAGtgaaatgttatttttgaaatacgagcgatagaaattggtaatctagtggtattgaccacccTTTTTCAATTTTACTATTGGAATTaagcaaatataaataaatattataaggatattcttacacaaattgacttagtcccacagtaagccaagaaggcttgtgttgtaggttctcctcagacaacgatacctatatataatatacaaatacttaaatacatagaaaacatccatggcacaggaacaaatatctgtgttcatcacacaaataaatgcccttaccgggattcgaacccaggaccatcggcttcataggcagggtcgctacccactaggccagaccgtcaTAAAAATGCCGTCAtataaatgcctagtagtgtaGATAACATTAAACGAAACACACAGAATCGAGCGGcctaaattcaaaaatcggcccttCGATACcctatttgtatatatatgtatctgtTGTAACTGGGACCTTGTTTAGTTACTAAGCGTCTTAAGCGCGTAGTTACCAAACAGCGTTAACTTGTATTAACTACGGTAAACGGGGTCCAATTTTCCTCCTGGGAAACATGATTGCAATCCTCATTAAACTCCATCGATATAGCAAAGATTTTACGAATTAATTAGTCATATAATCCCTTTAATTAATTATCCCTTTTTCTTCTACAGTTAAGAGCTTGGGTATCATCATTGATCAAACCTTGTCCTGGTCAGCTCATGTTtctgacattagcaataaactttttgcgtctctccactcactaaggcgtcttcaaaatttccttcctcttcaaaccaaaataactctcgcatgttcacttttactcccgttgttagattacgctgatactgctttcttggaccttagtgaggagttactggacaaactcgagcgattgcaaaatatttgtattcgatacattttcggtctacgtaagtttgatcatgtatcccagtttcgagatcattgcttttcaatgttctattcaatcctgcttcgccaccttacctttccgaaagatttagttatttagctgctggtaTTGGTCATCGCCTTCGATCAAGCAACAATCTTTCAGTCACAATTCAttccaatacgacgcgcacatacaagaaatcctttactgtccatgccgttACATAATGGAACGAaattccggtgtccgtgaggcaatcccaatctgtagcatcactcaaggagaagcttaaaaaattgtggcctTCCgatacgacttcctagttccattgagtacttatacttttttaatttcctttacttttctggttcgatttcatatatatttatattatatattgaatatttatttatttttatttatgttatatatatatatgcattattttatggttatttttctatctatgtatacttgtatcaatgtgtattcaaaacgtgcatttcattaatttcagtgattgtacacttttgtttgtgtttgtcattcattcaccgttacttctgttttactcatttcctgaaaggttaactggaagagatcccatacagggataagttcgcctttgttatatttcatttactctgtaactgtgtttttcgtgtttttatttctatgtacaataaagtatatacatacatatcggAAGGATAGTAAACTCAAATTTTACTTGCAAATTTCTCATTATATCATATATTGTACAGATAATTGTTCCTTGTTTTTCAGGTTAACTACGTCATCTGTAGGTACTGAACGCCCGATTTTAAGGCTCtgtaagttcgtgttcttctctccctctcactgagcgtaagcgtgagcgagatggaagtgcgtgcccgggagcgcggatatcatgatttttaatttaataatagtatatttgaacgtttaataataagttattacgagtataataataGGGTGTAGTCTCTGTGCAGCTTTCATGCGGAGTTGGTATTTTCTGATCAAATTTCATACCGAATGAAAAAACTTACTGGCAATGTGACAGTGGACAAATGTGAACTTTCATGGGACGACATATTATTTGATAGCTTTCAACTGGCAGATAACTAATGTGTTCCGTGCCCCGTAGGACGGCgccatagttatttatttatgtatttcttaGACAGAAGTgaaatttattcataattacatttttatttacaataacaatatacataatggatatatacagatgcttactataactagcttatatctaaaataggcccttgaggcattgtaccaaggatgctggtggcatttcctcgttgtatcgcaatactgatacgttgtgtgaggaagccgtcagctcttcggtcaccagttacgtcaaccagacgtttcgcgatttctccaaaaaacttgtgcgctctgggaccccatggacctagagtttcaacgccaaatggtacaaaatcgtactctctaccgaggctcttattagggttccgtagccaaatggcaaaaaacggaacccttatagattcgtcatgtccgtctgtctgtccgattctgtcaccgccacttttttccgaaactataagagctatactgttcaaacttggtaagtagatgtatactatgaaccgcattatgatgtttacacaaaaatagaaaaaaaaccaataaattttgggggttccccatacttagaactgaaactcaaaaaatcttttttcatcaaacccatacgtgtggggtatttatggataggtctttaaaaatgatattgaggtttctaatatcatttttttctaaactgaatagtttgcgcgagagacacttccaaagtggtaaaatgtg is part of the Cydia pomonella isolate Wapato2018A chromosome 18, ilCydPomo1, whole genome shotgun sequence genome and harbors:
- the LOC133527527 gene encoding venom carboxylesterase-6-like, producing MKWCNISKHSHGLNIVYNTWPLRLELVAYRIIQCVKYTEYTALETMLFPIITLVKLILYLNLFSWSSEDIVNLKSDRVVIIGRKLLTLFRNKSFAAFWGIPYAKPPVGLLRFKPPKRFGNLTEGMHDYSVLYEETCSTLCDEDCLHLNVYMPLSPNMTCSFPVIVWIENTSGFHRPDFFIDENLVVVSVSYRTHILGFLNTEDNYAPGNMGAKDILAALKWVRDNISMFNGDPAKVTVIGHGKGATLVASLLISSGADDLYKRVIIQSGSAFSPADYRSYSFEIANKLYSKLNGPFDKLNRTKLYELLSKASTRKLLSASEDLFDSTEVRDNQRLINAFGPTVEKTRKHAFVHKVPIHIYKSRMTNNIADVMMGYTNLESLYKLKGLAKNRKLLKYLNYNFQYLVPFEGVVDEYGSKRYRKILRKIMEFYFLNGTIGEQSLRRYVKYVSDQVIYPLIRQARLHAQVSCAKLYLYRFSFRGELNKAWISSVENFNLSGATFGDEICYLFRCKSANDIYNSGEGSTERDFIKKITRLWSNFAKYGNPTPQAQLGNVHWDPFVDKFPLRALNLGPKIKMVDIPEQKRIEFWDELRQEFYPEKDWKDEL